Part of the Leptotrichia sp. OH3620_COT-345 genome is shown below.
CAAAAAAGTACTTAATAATTATGACACATATTATAAAAATATAGCAAAGATGATAAGAGAAAAAGAACAGAAGATAAGTGAACTTGAAGCGATGTTATCGGTAATGAATTAAAATTTTAGACTTTTTTGAAAAAAGTTTGGGAAAAAATTTTTATATTTTATAAAGTATTCATAATACATTTATTATGACTTTAAAATATTAAAATTTAATATGTTGTGTA
Proteins encoded:
- a CDS encoding adhesion protein FadA, giving the protein QLEAEVEDLKSKEQGKEKVFEKLKKDSEVRWHRDKYKKVLNNYDTYYKNIAKMIREKEQKISELEAMLSVMN